From a region of the Helianthus annuus cultivar XRQ/B chromosome 5, HanXRQr2.0-SUNRISE, whole genome shotgun sequence genome:
- the LOC110942420 gene encoding universal stress protein PHOS34 isoform X2: MTENKKLRCVVVAVDGSEESMKGLQWALDNVKLHPEGSLVIIHVQSPPSIAAGLNPGSIPFGGPSDLEVPAFTAAIEAHQRRITDAIITHALKICADNNAEVKTQVLIGDPKEKICEAVEELHADLLVMGCRSFGPIKRMFLGSVSNYCSNHVSCPVMIVKGTA; this comes from the exons ATGACCGAAAACAAGAAGCTAAGATGCGTGGTGGTTGCCGTGGATGGCAGCGAAGAGAGCATGAAGGGTCTACAGTGGGCACTGGATAACGTCAAGCTTCATCCAGAGGGTTCCTTAGTCATTATTCACGTTCAGTCACCGCCCTCAATCGCCGCCGGTCTCAATCCCGGCTCTATCCCCTTCGGTGGTCCAA GTGATTTGGAGGTGCCCGCCTTTACTGCCGCTATTGAAGCGCACCAGCGGCGGATTACCGACGCTATCATAACTCATGCTTTGAAGATCTGTGCCGATAACAAT GCTGAAGTCAAAACTCAAGTACTGATCGGGGATCCTAAGGAGAAAATATGTGAAGCTGTTGAGGAATTGCATGCTGATTTGCTTGTAATGGGATGCCGCTCTTTTGGTCCTATTAAGAG GATGTTTTTGGGAAGTGTAAGTAACTACTGCTCCAACCATGTGTCATGCCCTGTCATGATAGTTAAAGGCACTGCCTAA
- the LOC110942420 gene encoding universal stress protein PHOS34 isoform X1, with the protein MTENKKLRCVVVAVDGSEESMKGLQWALDNVKLHPEGSLVIIHVQSPPSIAAGLNPGSIPFGGPSDLEVPAFTAAIEAHQRRITDAIITHALKICADNNYQAEVKTQVLIGDPKEKICEAVEELHADLLVMGCRSFGPIKRMFLGSVSNYCSNHVSCPVMIVKGTA; encoded by the exons ATGACCGAAAACAAGAAGCTAAGATGCGTGGTGGTTGCCGTGGATGGCAGCGAAGAGAGCATGAAGGGTCTACAGTGGGCACTGGATAACGTCAAGCTTCATCCAGAGGGTTCCTTAGTCATTATTCACGTTCAGTCACCGCCCTCAATCGCCGCCGGTCTCAATCCCGGCTCTATCCCCTTCGGTGGTCCAA GTGATTTGGAGGTGCCCGCCTTTACTGCCGCTATTGAAGCGCACCAGCGGCGGATTACCGACGCTATCATAACTCATGCTTTGAAGATCTGTGCCGATAACAAT TATCAGGCTGAAGTCAAAACTCAAGTACTGATCGGGGATCCTAAGGAGAAAATATGTGAAGCTGTTGAGGAATTGCATGCTGATTTGCTTGTAATGGGATGCCGCTCTTTTGGTCCTATTAAGAG GATGTTTTTGGGAAGTGTAAGTAACTACTGCTCCAACCATGTGTCATGCCCTGTCATGATAGTTAAAGGCACTGCCTAA